GGTACTTCTACTGAGGCACCGTTAACCGGAGGGAGATTATCAAAAACAAGCTGCCAATCAGGGGTCACTGATTGCGGATCTTCTTGATAGGCTTCATACATCTCTTCTACGTAGGTCGAGTTCGAACCACTTAAATGTGACGACTCGAGCCAGGCTTTCATGATGCCTTGGTGCATTGTTATTCCTTTCAAACTTGATACACGTGCTAGCCATAAACATAACAGTGAGTAACGTAAGTTACATCACACGTAGACTGAAACTATCTTTACAAGATAGTAGCAGGAGGTCTTACATAAACACGCAAAAGAGCCATCTCCAATAATGAAGATGACTCTTAACAGAGCTAATAAGTCAGACTATTTTGCTCTTCGTCGTGCATTAAACAGCTCGCTTCAGTAACATCGACTTGATATGACCAATCGCTTTAGTTGGGTTTAATCCTTTAGGACAAACATCAACACAGTTCATGATGCCATGACAACGGAACACACTGTAAGCATCATCTAGATCAGATAAACGCTCCTCAGTTGCCGTGTCGCGGCTGTCAATCAAGAAACGATAAGCATGCAATAAACCGGCTGGACCGATAAATTTATCCGGATTCCACCAGAAAGATGGACACGAAGTTGAACAACATGCACACAAAATACATTCGTATAAACCATCTAAATGAGCACGCTCTTCAGGTGATTGTATATGTTCACGAGCTGGCGCCTTTTCATCATTGATCAGATAAGGCTTAATTTTTTCGTATTGCTTGTAGAACTGAGTTAGGTCAACGACCAAATCTCGAACTACTGGCATGCCTGGTAAAGGACGGACTTCAATTTTCTTCCCTTTAAAGGTAGATATTGGCGTAATACACGCTAATCCATTTTTACCATTCATGTTAACACCGTCAGAACCACACACGCCTTCACGGCATGAGCGACGAAACGCAATCGTTGAGTCTTGTTCTTTCAGCTTAATTAACGCATCCAACACCATCATATCAGAACCATCAGGCACTTCTAGGGTGTAATCCTTCATGTAAGGCTTGGTATCTACATCAGGATTATAACGATACAATGCAAATGTTAATTTCATCTTTTGCAACTCCTGCCTAATAGGTACGTTTTACTGGTGGGAATGCATCACGTAATTTAGGTGTCATGTTGACATCACGTTTGCTCATATTCTTAGTCACTGGGTCAAATAAGCTATGACACAACCAATTGTCATCATCACGATCTAAATAATCTTCACGAGAATGCGCACCACGGCTTTCAGTACGGAAGTTAGCTGCATAAGCAGTTGCCAGCGCTGTTGCCATTAAATTATCTAATTCTAAACATTCAATACGCTGAGTATTAAATTCATTTGAGTTATCAGATAACTTAGCATTATCAAGTCGCTTTTGAATAGCTTGTAGCTGCTCTAGACCTTCAGCCATGGCTTCACCACTGCGGAAAACAGAGAAATTTAACTGCATACACAATTGAAGCGCTTTACGAATAACCGCAGGTTCTTCGCCGTCTTTGTTGCTTTCCCAACGATTAAGACGAGCAAGTGATGCACTAATTTCTATGTCTGATGCCGCTTTTGGATCAGGTGTCGCGTCTAACGCTTTACCTAAATGTTGACCCGCAGCACGTCCAAAGACCACTAAATCGAGTAATGAGTTACCGCCTAAGCGGTTTGCACCGTGTACAGATACACAAGCGATTTCACCAACCGCAAATAAACCTAATACATCTTGCTCACTGCCATCTTTATTCTGACGAATAACTTGACCGCTCACTTTAGTCGGTAAACCGCCCATCATGTAGTGGCATGTTGGCAATACAGGAATAGGACCGTCTGCTGGATCGATATGAGCGAAAGTACGTGATAATTCACACACACCAGGAAGACGCGCTTCAAGGGTTTCTTTGCCCAAATGATCAAGCTTTAGTAACAAATGCGGACCTAAAGGACCGTCTAAACCACGACCTTCGCGAATTTCAGTCATCATTGAACGTGCTACCACGTCACGAGAAGCTAAATCCTTCGCATTCGGTGCATAGCGCTCCATGAAGCGTTCGCCATCTTTATTTAATAAGTAACCGCCTTCGCCACGACAACCTTCAGTTACCAAGGTACCTGCACCAGCAATACCCGTTGGGTGGAACTGCCACATTTCCATGTCTTGTAATTGAATGCCAGCACGTGCTGCCATACCTACACCGTCACCGGTGTTAATATGAGCATTAGTGGTCGAAGCATAAATACGCCCTGCACCACCCGTTGCTAATATCGTTGCTTTGGCTTTGAAATAAACAATATCGCCTGTTTCAATTTCAATTGCGGTACAACCCACTACAACGTCATCTTCATTTTTAACCAAATCTAAGGCATACCACTCAGAATAAACGTTAGTTTTATGTTTAACGTTTTGTTGGTATAAACAATGAAGCAATGCATGGCCTGTACGGTCAGCAGCAGCAGCGGTACGAGCAGCTTGCTCGCCACCAAAGTTACGAGACTGGCCACCAAAAGGACGCTGGTAGATTGTGCCATTTTCGAAACGAGAAAAAGGTAAACCCATTTGCTCAAGTTCAATAATCGCTTCCGGACCCGTTTTACACATAAACTCAATAGCTTCTTGGTCGCCGATAAAATCAGAACCTTTAACCGTATCGTACATGTGTTGTTCCCAATGGTCCTCGTGAGCATTACCTAATGCTACGGTGATACCACCTTGAGCAGAAACGGTATGTGAACGAGTTGGGAATACTTTAGATAACAGCGCACAGCTCTTACCTTCTTTAGAAATCTGTAATGCTGCTCGCATACCCGCGCCACCGGCGCCGATTACGATTACATCAAATTCGCGTACTGGAATACTCACTTAAACACCCCACACTATTACAATGCCTGACGCTAAATAACTGATCGCGACCATAACAAAGGTAAACTGTAATACACCACGTAACGCTGTGTGTTTGACATAATCAGTCAACACTTGCCATACACCAATCCACGCATGAATAAGTAAAGCAACTAACGTTATAAGGGTAAAGACTTTCATTGGAAGTGAACTAAATAAGCCACTCCAAATTTCGAAAGTTAACGGGGCACTACACGCGATAAAACCTACTAAGAAAATAGTATAACAAGCGAGGATCACTGCACTTGCGCGTAATAGAATATAGTCATGAACACCACTGCGTCCAAAACTTGCTGCATTTGTTACCATACCCAAATCCCCGCTATGATTGAAAAGACTACTGCTAACACAAAAGTAGCCTTAGCTGATGCAACACCCGAAGTTAATTCTTCCCAGTGTCCGGCATCCATAATCAAATGACGAATGCCACCTAATAAATGATAACCCAACGCAGTTAAAATACCCCAAATGATGAACTTCATCACGAAACCATCGAACAAGGATTGTACGCTAGCAAACCCCTCTGGTGATGTTAAAGTCGAATTTAACAGCCATAGAAGAATACCAATTGCGAATAGCATGATAACACCGGAAATACGGTGTAGGATTGACGCGATAGCTGTCGCAGGAAAGCTTATCGTCTGCAGGTCTAGATGGACAGGTCTTTGCTTTTTCACGTTCTGCTCACTCAGCTCCGTCGAGCATTATTTTTGTTATCTATCTGTTTTTTGTTTAACTATTAACGCTAACACTAGGCATACGTTTTAAAACAAATAACGGACCACTCTGAAACATCTAATCAATTGAGAAACCACTATTTAGTTCGTAAATTCATCATTCCTAAACTGTGATGTTCGTCGCCCTTGGGGGCGCAGGCAAGTATACTCGTGGGAATTGTCAAATACAAACCTCACATTATGCAAAATAAGTTTTTTTAGTATTTTTTTATTCTAATCCAAGCGCAGAGCGGTTTACAGGGCACATATACCATGGTCTAACAAATTTAAACGCTTATTTAAATTGATCTGTGATCCCGATCCACTGTAAAGTAATGACCGCTTAACATGCCGCACTCATATAGAAGAATGAAGTAAGGAGAACGGGGTATGGCTGATAATATAGCCAAATTAGAGTTACCAGGAAACGAATCAATCGACCTACCTATCAAGAAAGGTACTGAAGGTTTTGACGTTATCGACATCAGTACACTTGGAAAAAAAGGGTATTTCACCTTTGATCCAGGCTTTTTAGCTACTGCATCTTGTGAGTCAGCAATTACTTATATTGATGGTGAGCAAGGTATCTTGTTACACCGTGGGTATCCAATTGAACAACTTGCAACTGAATCGACCTACTTAGATTTATGCTACTTGCTATTATATGGTGAATTACCGTCTAAAGCTGATTACGAACAATTTGTTTCCACAGTGAAAGAACACACTATGGTTCATGAACAAATTGCATTCTTTTTCAGAGGTTTCCGCCGTGACGCACACCCAATGG
The nucleotide sequence above comes from Shewanella sp. Arc9-LZ. Encoded proteins:
- the sdhD gene encoding succinate dehydrogenase, hydrophobic membrane anchor protein, producing MVTNAASFGRSGVHDYILLRASAVILACYTIFLVGFIACSAPLTFEIWSGLFSSLPMKVFTLITLVALLIHAWIGVWQVLTDYVKHTALRGVLQFTFVMVAISYLASGIVIVWGV
- the sdhC gene encoding succinate dehydrogenase cytochrome b556 subunit, producing the protein MKKQRPVHLDLQTISFPATAIASILHRISGVIMLFAIGILLWLLNSTLTSPEGFASVQSLFDGFVMKFIIWGILTALGYHLLGGIRHLIMDAGHWEELTSGVASAKATFVLAVVFSIIAGIWVW
- a CDS encoding succinate dehydrogenase iron-sulfur subunit, with the translated sequence MKLTFALYRYNPDVDTKPYMKDYTLEVPDGSDMMVLDALIKLKEQDSTIAFRRSCREGVCGSDGVNMNGKNGLACITPISTFKGKKIEVRPLPGMPVVRDLVVDLTQFYKQYEKIKPYLINDEKAPAREHIQSPEERAHLDGLYECILCACCSTSCPSFWWNPDKFIGPAGLLHAYRFLIDSRDTATEERLSDLDDAYSVFRCHGIMNCVDVCPKGLNPTKAIGHIKSMLLKRAV
- the sdhA gene encoding succinate dehydrogenase flavoprotein subunit, translating into MSIPVREFDVIVIGAGGAGMRAALQISKEGKSCALLSKVFPTRSHTVSAQGGITVALGNAHEDHWEQHMYDTVKGSDFIGDQEAIEFMCKTGPEAIIELEQMGLPFSRFENGTIYQRPFGGQSRNFGGEQAARTAAAADRTGHALLHCLYQQNVKHKTNVYSEWYALDLVKNEDDVVVGCTAIEIETGDIVYFKAKATILATGGAGRIYASTTNAHINTGDGVGMAARAGIQLQDMEMWQFHPTGIAGAGTLVTEGCRGEGGYLLNKDGERFMERYAPNAKDLASRDVVARSMMTEIREGRGLDGPLGPHLLLKLDHLGKETLEARLPGVCELSRTFAHIDPADGPIPVLPTCHYMMGGLPTKVSGQVIRQNKDGSEQDVLGLFAVGEIACVSVHGANRLGGNSLLDLVVFGRAAGQHLGKALDATPDPKAASDIEISASLARLNRWESNKDGEEPAVIRKALQLCMQLNFSVFRSGEAMAEGLEQLQAIQKRLDNAKLSDNSNEFNTQRIECLELDNLMATALATAYAANFRTESRGAHSREDYLDRDDDNWLCHSLFDPVTKNMSKRDVNMTPKLRDAFPPVKRTY